Proteins encoded in a region of the Thermogemmatispora onikobensis genome:
- the acnA gene encoding aconitate hydratase AcnA, translating into MATYSDAFGARSRLSGDYGTVTYYRLEALARHGVHLERLPFTVKILLENLLRHSDGELITEETVLALARWQPGKAASSDEEFPFMPARVLLQDFTGVPAVADLAAMRSAVARMGGDPQKINPLVPADLVIDHSVQVDVFGSTLAFQRNVEREYERNSERYALLRWAQQAFRNFRVVPPGTGIVHQVNLEYLASVVMTKEVQGERLAFPDTLVGTDSHTTMVNGLGVLGWGVGGIEAEAVLLGQPLYLLTPEVIGVRIFGALPEGSTATDLVLTVTQLLRKRGVVGKFVEFTGPGLRYLSLADRATIANMSPEFGATATLFPVDEETLRYLRSTGRDPELVQLVADYTRAQGLFRSDDAPEPLFDDLLELDLATIEPSLAGPRRPQDRVPLARVGQVFRETYADRIGSNGHRRSATVHLGDTQTTLSDGAVAIAAITSCTNTSNPSVMIAAGLLAKHAVERGLTVKPTVKTSLAPGSRAVIDYLESADLLPYLEALRFHLVGFGCTTCIGNSGPLPEPVAEAVQANDLVVAAVLSGNRNFEGRIHPQVRASFLASPPLVVAYALAGTVDIDLTKDPIGYDANGAPVYLREIWPSQEEINAVVSRAVSPELFKKNYSHVFEGDEHWRSLSNATGPLFNWDPNSTYIQEPPFFKDMALEPPPLQPIEGARVLVMLDDSITTDHISPAGSFSPDSPAGKYLLARGVERRDFNTYGARRGNHEVMVRGTFANIRLRNRLVGGKEGYFTLHLPDGQEMTIYDAAMRYQEEGVPLLVIAGKEYGSGSSRDWAAKGPLLLGIRAVIAESFERIHRSNLVGMGILPLQFRPGESKESLGLTGRERYDILDIEHDLQPHQEVTVRVTREDGSTFTFQTIARLDSKVDVTYYKNGGILPTVLRRLIQD; encoded by the coding sequence ATGGCTACTTACAGCGACGCCTTCGGTGCCCGCTCAAGGCTGAGCGGGGACTATGGCACTGTTACGTACTACCGTCTTGAGGCGCTGGCCAGACACGGCGTGCACCTGGAGCGCCTCCCCTTCACGGTGAAAATCTTGCTGGAGAATCTGCTGCGCCACTCCGATGGCGAGCTGATCACTGAGGAGACCGTGCTGGCTTTGGCGCGCTGGCAGCCGGGCAAGGCCGCCAGTAGCGATGAGGAGTTCCCTTTTATGCCAGCGCGCGTGCTGCTTCAGGATTTCACCGGCGTTCCTGCTGTTGCCGATCTGGCCGCAATGCGTTCCGCTGTCGCCCGTATGGGCGGCGACCCTCAAAAGATTAATCCGCTGGTTCCCGCCGATCTGGTCATTGACCACTCGGTACAGGTCGATGTCTTCGGCTCAACGCTGGCCTTCCAGCGCAATGTCGAGCGCGAGTACGAACGCAACAGCGAACGCTACGCCCTGCTGCGCTGGGCCCAGCAGGCGTTCCGCAATTTCCGAGTAGTGCCCCCAGGCACGGGCATTGTGCATCAGGTGAACCTGGAGTACCTGGCTTCGGTTGTGATGACGAAGGAGGTCCAGGGGGAACGCCTGGCCTTCCCCGATACGCTGGTGGGCACCGATTCACATACGACAATGGTCAATGGGTTGGGCGTGCTTGGCTGGGGCGTTGGCGGCATCGAGGCCGAGGCTGTGCTGCTGGGTCAACCGCTCTATCTGCTGACGCCCGAGGTGATCGGGGTGCGTATCTTCGGGGCATTGCCAGAAGGGTCTACCGCTACCGATCTGGTACTGACGGTGACTCAGCTGCTCCGCAAGCGCGGCGTGGTGGGCAAGTTTGTGGAGTTTACTGGCCCCGGCCTGCGCTATCTCTCTCTGGCCGATCGGGCCACAATCGCCAATATGTCGCCAGAGTTCGGAGCCACGGCAACACTCTTCCCCGTCGATGAGGAGACGCTGCGCTATCTCCGCAGCACTGGGCGTGATCCCGAGCTGGTCCAGCTCGTTGCAGACTATACTCGCGCTCAGGGCCTCTTCCGCAGCGACGATGCCCCCGAGCCGCTCTTCGACGATCTCCTGGAGCTGGACCTGGCCACGATCGAGCCCAGCCTGGCCGGCCCGCGCCGTCCACAGGACCGCGTGCCGCTGGCGCGCGTGGGACAGGTCTTCCGCGAGACCTACGCCGACCGCATCGGCAGCAATGGCCATCGGCGCAGTGCGACTGTGCATCTCGGCGATACCCAGACGACGCTTAGCGATGGGGCGGTCGCTATCGCCGCGATTACGAGCTGTACGAATACTTCCAATCCTTCGGTGATGATCGCCGCCGGCCTGCTGGCGAAGCACGCTGTAGAGCGGGGCCTGACCGTGAAGCCAACGGTGAAAACCAGCCTCGCCCCTGGCTCGCGGGCCGTGATCGACTACCTGGAGAGCGCCGACCTCCTCCCCTATCTGGAGGCGCTGCGCTTCCATCTGGTGGGCTTCGGTTGCACAACCTGTATCGGAAATAGCGGGCCGTTGCCGGAGCCGGTGGCGGAGGCCGTCCAGGCTAATGACCTGGTTGTGGCCGCGGTCCTCTCGGGTAACCGCAACTTTGAGGGCCGTATCCACCCCCAGGTGCGCGCAAGCTTCCTGGCTTCGCCACCGCTGGTGGTGGCCTACGCGCTGGCCGGTACAGTCGATATCGATCTGACGAAAGACCCCATCGGCTACGATGCGAACGGCGCCCCGGTCTATCTGCGCGAGATCTGGCCCAGCCAGGAGGAGATCAATGCGGTGGTGAGCCGCGCGGTCTCTCCGGAGCTGTTTAAGAAGAACTATAGCCACGTTTTCGAGGGCGACGAACACTGGCGCTCGCTCAGCAATGCAACAGGGCCTCTGTTCAACTGGGACCCCAATTCGACCTATATTCAGGAGCCGCCTTTCTTCAAGGACATGGCCCTTGAGCCTCCTCCTCTGCAGCCCATTGAGGGGGCCAGGGTACTGGTGATGCTGGACGACTCCATTACGACCGACCATATCTCACCCGCCGGCAGCTTCTCACCCGATAGTCCCGCCGGCAAGTACCTGCTGGCCCGCGGTGTGGAGCGGCGCGATTTCAATACCTACGGGGCGCGCCGCGGCAATCACGAGGTCATGGTACGCGGCACCTTCGCCAATATCCGCCTGCGCAATCGCCTGGTGGGCGGCAAAGAGGGTTACTTTACCCTCCACTTGCCCGATGGCCAGGAGATGACCATCTACGACGCGGCCATGCGTTACCAGGAGGAGGGCGTCCCGCTGCTGGTGATCGCCGGCAAGGAATATGGCTCAGGCTCGTCACGCGACTGGGCCGCGAAAGGGCCACTCCTGCTGGGAATTCGTGCGGTCATCGCTGAGAGCTTTGAGCGCATCCATCGCAGCAACCTGGTCGGTATGGGCATCTTGCCACTGCAGTTCCGCCCGGGCGAGAGCAAGGAGTCTCTGGGCCTGACGGGACGCGAGCGCTACGATATTCTGGACATCGAGCACGATCTGCAACCACACCAGGAGGTCACGGTGCGCGTGACCCGTGAGGATGGCTCTACCTTTACATTCCAGACGATCGCGCGCCTGGATAGCAAGGTCGATGTTACATACTATAAGAATGGGGGCATTCTGCCGACCGTTCTGCGCCGCCTGATCCAGGATTAG